From a region of the Deinococcus aestuarii genome:
- a CDS encoding carboxymuconolactone decarboxylase family protein, translating to MTDDDRDGPGEGETHGSARQAIFGAQEERILARLAALDPDLMSYVRDFAYDTVYERPGLDLKTKELIACALLVSLGSPTELRTHLRGALRAGATEREVREALLLCAPYLGFPRVVAAFSQLQALLEAGR from the coding sequence ATGACGGACGACGACAGGGACGGGCCGGGGGAAGGGGAGACGCACGGGTCGGCGCGCCAGGCGATCTTCGGGGCGCAGGAGGAGCGCATCCTCGCGCGGCTGGCGGCCCTCGACCCGGACCTGATGAGCTACGTGCGCGACTTCGCCTACGACACGGTGTACGAGCGGCCCGGCCTGGACCTGAAGACCAAGGAGCTGATCGCCTGCGCCCTGCTCGTCAGCTTGGGCAGCCCGACCGAACTGCGGACGCACCTGCGCGGCGCCCTGCGGGCCGGGGCCACCGAGCGCGAGGTGCGTGAGGCCCTGCTGCTGTGCGCCCCCTACCTGGGTTTTCCGCGCGTGGTGGCGGCCTTTTCGCAACTTCAGGCGCTGCTGGAGGCGGGGCGGTGA
- a CDS encoding phospholipase A2, whose product MKLTPFAAVALALTLAACGQTPGASTPPTAQGTLTASYASRPELQDVESQAILARYGNDPGLLAALQEAYGERPATFERPQAPLISGLDLAGDRLAYVKRIAWGTVPAYNAEYANQAGVNSVYPGLDWTRDGCSAPDGLGLGYREDFRPTCNVHDFGYRNLKVYERTSANRLATDDAFYANMKTVCAAKSWYTRPACYSAAYAYYQGVRVGGGASF is encoded by the coding sequence ATGAAGCTTACCCCGTTTGCTGCCGTTGCCCTCGCCCTGACCCTCGCCGCCTGCGGGCAGACACCGGGCGCCTCCACTCCCCCCACCGCGCAGGGCACCCTGACGGCGAGCTACGCCTCCCGTCCCGAGTTGCAGGATGTGGAGAGCCAGGCGATCCTCGCGCGGTACGGGAACGATCCCGGCCTGCTCGCCGCGTTGCAGGAGGCGTACGGGGAGCGGCCCGCCACCTTCGAGCGCCCGCAGGCGCCGCTGATCTCCGGCCTCGACCTCGCGGGCGACCGCCTCGCGTACGTCAAGCGGATCGCGTGGGGCACGGTGCCCGCCTACAACGCGGAGTACGCCAATCAGGCGGGCGTGAACAGCGTCTACCCCGGCCTCGACTGGACGCGCGACGGGTGCAGCGCCCCCGACGGCCTGGGCCTGGGTTACCGCGAGGACTTCCGCCCCACCTGCAACGTCCACGACTTCGGCTACCGCAACCTCAAGGTGTACGAGCGCACCTCCGCCAACCGCCTCGCCACCGACGACGCCTTTTACGCCAACATGAAGACGGTCTGCGCGGCGAAGAGCTGGTATACCCGCCCCGCGTGCTACAGCGCCGCGTACGCCTATTACCAGGGCGTGCGGGTGGGGGGCGGCGCCAGCTTCTGA
- a CDS encoding OmpH family outer membrane protein — protein sequence MKPALLILPLALIATVPHAAQTRARVGIVDVQQVVAALPGSAAYLSLTKRVDADIQRKQASLQGLVAKANSSRSPADIQAAQRAQRDFLSTQQSHQQRLNTEFKPLAGRINTTVANVAKASGFTVVLDRRVAAQSNLVVFANTATTDLTPAVLRAIKK from the coding sequence ATGAAACCCGCCCTCCTGATCCTGCCCCTGGCCTTGATCGCCACCGTGCCGCACGCCGCGCAGACCCGTGCCCGCGTCGGCATCGTGGACGTGCAGCAGGTCGTCGCCGCCCTGCCCGGCAGCGCCGCGTACCTCAGCCTCACCAAGCGGGTGGACGCCGACATCCAGCGCAAGCAGGCGAGTCTCCAGGGGCTCGTCGCCAAGGCGAACAGTTCGCGCAGCCCGGCCGACATTCAGGCCGCCCAGCGGGCCCAGCGCGACTTCCTGAGCACCCAGCAAAGCCACCAGCAGCGCCTGAACACTGAGTTCAAGCCCCTGGCGGGCCGGATCAACACGACTGTGGCGAACGTCGCCAAGGCGAGCGGCTTCACCGTGGTCCTCGACCGCCGCGTCGCCGCCCAGTCGAACCTCGTCGTCTTCGCCAACACGGCGACGACCGACCTCACGCCCGCCGTGCTCAGGGCCATCAAGAAGTAG
- a CDS encoding CBS and ACT domain-containing protein: MLVRDWMTPGPLTVRPDTTVMEALRQLKERGFRRLPVMDEGRLVGITTRKDLKDAVPSQATTLSVWELNYLLSKLTVAEMMARPVITAQEDESLEDAALRMQEYGVGGLPVLDSAGELRGILTITDVLRALTDILGLREGGTRLTLEMPDTPGSLARAAGAVLPSNIISVATSGQGGGEGQPRRRFVMRVTGEGVRDVKARVREAGIDVVE; encoded by the coding sequence ATGCTCGTACGCGACTGGATGACCCCCGGCCCCCTCACGGTCAGGCCCGACACGACGGTGATGGAGGCCCTGCGGCAGCTCAAGGAACGGGGCTTTCGCCGCCTGCCCGTGATGGACGAGGGGCGTTTGGTGGGCATCACGACCCGCAAGGACCTCAAGGACGCCGTGCCCAGCCAGGCGACCACCCTGAGCGTCTGGGAACTCAACTACCTCCTGAGCAAACTCACCGTGGCCGAGATGATGGCCCGGCCGGTGATCACCGCGCAGGAGGACGAGTCCCTCGAAGACGCCGCGCTGCGGATGCAGGAGTACGGGGTGGGCGGCCTGCCCGTGCTGGACAGCGCCGGGGAGCTGCGGGGCATCCTCACGATCACGGACGTGCTGCGCGCGCTGACCGACATCCTGGGCCTGCGCGAGGGGGGCACGCGCCTGACCCTGGAGATGCCCGACACGCCCGGCAGCCTCGCCCGCGCGGCGGGGGCCGTGCTGCCGAGCAACATCATCAGCGTCGCCACCTCGGGCCAGGGGGGGGGCGAGGGGCAGCCCCGCCGCCGCTTCGTGATGCGCGTGACGGGCGAGGGCGTGCGCGACGTGAAGGCGCGGGTGCGGGAGGCGGGCATCGACGTGGTGGAGTAG
- a CDS encoding RraA family protein: MTLTQDRKLELRDRFLRVDTANVADILDEMGYPDCGLASSFWPIRERLEKMGGWTYTIRGQMTPYPGTGDPKKMQAVSGLTPGHLSVWSGGGAEGVCFFGELIARGMQYRGCVGALVDGGIRDIEWLARMNFPVYARYRTPVQSIGRWEVNAWQVDVYLPGATTARVRVRPDDFILADFDGAVLIPQEIAEEVLTRAEALTEKERHIREDLESGMSLPDVLGKYGHV; this comes from the coding sequence ATGACCCTGACCCAGGACCGCAAGCTGGAGCTGCGCGACCGCTTCCTGCGCGTGGACACCGCCAACGTCGCCGACATTCTGGACGAGATGGGCTACCCCGACTGCGGCCTTGCGAGCAGCTTCTGGCCGATCCGCGAGCGCCTTGAAAAGATGGGTGGCTGGACGTACACGATTCGCGGGCAGATGACCCCTTACCCGGGCACGGGCGACCCGAAGAAGATGCAGGCGGTGAGCGGCCTCACCCCCGGCCACCTCAGCGTCTGGAGCGGCGGCGGGGCCGAGGGCGTGTGCTTCTTCGGCGAGCTGATCGCGCGCGGGATGCAGTACCGGGGCTGCGTCGGCGCCCTGGTGGACGGCGGCATCCGCGACATCGAGTGGCTCGCCCGCATGAACTTCCCGGTCTATGCCCGCTACCGCACACCCGTCCAGTCCATCGGGCGCTGGGAGGTGAACGCCTGGCAGGTGGACGTGTACCTGCCAGGCGCGACGACTGCCCGGGTGCGGGTCAGGCCCGACGACTTCATCCTCGCCGACTTCGACGGGGCGGTGCTGATCCCCCAGGAGATTGCGGAGGAGGTCCTAACGCGCGCCGAGGCCCTCACCGAGAAGGAGCGGCACATCCGCGAGGACCTGGAGAGCGGCATGAGCCTCCCCGACGTTCTGGGCAAGTACGGGCACGTGTGA
- a CDS encoding aminopeptidase, whose protein sequence is MSLYDPERHAELLADYCIGVKPGDRVYVGASTLALPLVEALHRVLLRRGARPVVRLSYPEQDENVQRYASDEVLGSVHPAEVEDARALDASIRILTPTPPDTGLDPERAARHRASLAPLAMSRLHPRWNLTLYPTPFGAQAAGLTLAEYEDFVARAMFLGAPDPVAKWGEVRAFQTGLIERLARADDVHLLSEDTDLHLSVRGRSWSNSDARRNMPSGEVFTAPLETSANGHIHFDLPTLYGGQPVRGIRLTFRDGEVVEATAQEGEEVLRAALRTDDGARFLGELGIGTNEGIQRPSMNILFDEKIGGTVHLAVGQAYPENGGTNTSAVHWDMILDLRKGGRVRLDGEDFQVDGRFVGDTAP, encoded by the coding sequence ATGTCCCTGTACGACCCCGAACGCCACGCGGAGCTGCTCGCCGACTACTGCATCGGCGTCAAGCCCGGCGACCGCGTGTACGTAGGTGCCAGCACCCTCGCCCTCCCGCTGGTGGAGGCCTTGCACCGCGTGTTGCTCAGGCGCGGCGCCCGGCCCGTAGTCCGCCTGAGCTACCCCGAGCAGGACGAGAATGTCCAGCGTTACGCCAGCGACGAGGTGCTGGGCAGCGTGCATCCCGCCGAGGTGGAGGACGCGCGGGCCCTCGATGCGTCCATCCGTATCCTCACGCCCACCCCGCCCGACACTGGCCTCGACCCCGAGCGGGCCGCCCGGCACCGCGCCTCGCTCGCGCCGCTCGCCATGAGCCGCCTGCACCCCCGCTGGAACCTCACCCTGTACCCCACCCCCTTCGGCGCCCAGGCGGCGGGCCTGACCCTGGCCGAGTATGAGGACTTCGTGGCCCGCGCGATGTTCCTGGGCGCGCCCGACCCCGTGGCGAAATGGGGGGAGGTGCGCGCCTTCCAGACCGGACTGATCGAGCGCCTGGCGCGGGCCGACGACGTGCACCTCCTGAGCGAGGACACCGACCTCCACCTGAGCGTGAGGGGCCGCTCGTGGAGCAACAGCGACGCGAGGCGCAACATGCCGTCCGGCGAGGTGTTCACCGCCCCGCTCGAAACCAGCGCGAACGGCCATATTCACTTCGACCTACCCACCCTGTACGGCGGCCAGCCGGTGCGCGGCATCCGTCTCACCTTCCGCGACGGTGAGGTTGTCGAGGCCACCGCGCAGGAGGGCGAGGAGGTGCTGCGGGCCGCCCTGCGCACCGACGACGGCGCGCGTTTCCTGGGCGAATTGGGCATTGGCACCAACGAGGGCATCCAGCGGCCCAGCATGAATATCCTGTTCGACGAGAAGATCGGTGGCACCGTTCACCTCGCCGTGGGACAGGCCTACCCGGAAAACGGCGGCACGAACACCAGCGCCGTCCACTGGGACATGATCCTCGACCTGCGCAAGGGAGGGCGCGTGCGGCTGGACGGGGAGGACTTCCAGGTGGACGGCCGCTTCGTCGGAGACACCGCGCCGTAA
- a CDS encoding SDR family oxidoreductase — protein MDLGLTDQPAIVTAASAGLGYATALALAREGARVALCSRDLERAGKAAERIEQETGTTVRAYAADVANADSLRGFIDRAAEDLGGLRVLVCNAGGPPPGGFTSLTEAHWEKAFQLTLMSVVRSVHAALPYFRAGGGGRVLAIVSSSVKRPLDNLTLSNAYRPAVQGLCKSLSIELAPNNVQVNCLAPGRILTERIQQLDEAAAARRGITWQEVRARSEGEIPMRRLGTPDEFGRVAAFLCSEAATYINGSTLLVDGGAVTSL, from the coding sequence ATGGACCTCGGCCTGACAGACCAACCGGCCATCGTGACCGCCGCGAGCGCCGGACTCGGGTACGCGACCGCCCTCGCCCTCGCCCGCGAGGGGGCGCGCGTTGCCCTCTGCTCCCGCGACTTGGAACGCGCAGGGAAGGCCGCCGAGCGCATTGAGCAGGAGACGGGAACGACCGTGCGCGCCTACGCGGCGGATGTTGCCAATGCTGACAGCCTACGCGGTTTCATCGACCGGGCCGCCGAGGACCTGGGCGGCCTGCGCGTGCTGGTGTGCAACGCGGGCGGCCCTCCTCCTGGGGGCTTCACCAGCCTGACCGAGGCGCACTGGGAGAAGGCCTTCCAACTCACGCTGATGAGCGTTGTTCGCAGCGTCCACGCCGCCCTGCCGTACTTCCGGGCGGGTGGCGGGGGGCGCGTCCTCGCCATCGTGAGCAGCAGCGTGAAACGCCCGCTGGACAACCTCACCCTGTCCAACGCCTACCGTCCCGCCGTGCAGGGGTTGTGCAAGTCGCTGAGCATCGAACTCGCGCCGAACAACGTGCAGGTCAACTGCCTCGCGCCGGGCCGCATCCTCACCGAGCGCATCCAGCAGCTCGACGAGGCCGCCGCCGCGAGACGCGGGATCACCTGGCAGGAGGTCCGCGCCCGTTCCGAGGGGGAGATTCCCATGCGCCGCCTCGGCACCCCCGACGAGTTCGGGCGGGTCGCGGCGTTCCTGTGCTCTGAGGCGGCCACCTACATCAACGGCAGCACCCTGCTCGTGGACGGCGGCGCCGTCACGTCGCTCTAA
- a CDS encoding electron transfer flavoprotein subunit alpha/FixB family protein — MILIVAEYAGGKLAKSTLEMVTAARESGREGPVTVLVLGQGTAEIANAAAAVADQVLVADLPALATYNAELWAAAAAQIAQEGEAHTVIIGGSRSGREYAPRVAVKLDAPYLEDAIHLASTGTALQAQRYTYLARVTETVEAEGPVVVVSVKPGAFAPAAPLAAAGEQYDVELDLPAARVEVTGRSVEKTSRVALTEADVIVTGGRGVGNPENFSLYVEGLADRLGAGVGATRAVVDAGWRPYAEQVGQTGKTVQPKAYVALGVSGAVQHLSGMGKSRYIVAINKDAEAPIFKVADYGIVGDVNQIVPALIEAARK, encoded by the coding sequence ATGATCCTGATCGTCGCCGAATACGCGGGCGGCAAGCTCGCCAAGTCCACGCTTGAAATGGTCACCGCCGCCCGGGAGTCGGGCCGCGAGGGACCCGTCACCGTCCTCGTCCTCGGGCAGGGGACCGCGGAGATCGCCAACGCCGCCGCCGCCGTGGCCGATCAGGTGCTGGTGGCCGACCTTCCCGCGCTCGCCACCTACAACGCCGAGTTGTGGGCCGCCGCCGCCGCGCAGATCGCGCAGGAGGGGGAAGCACATACCGTCATCATCGGCGGCAGCCGCTCGGGCCGGGAGTACGCGCCCCGCGTCGCCGTGAAGCTCGACGCGCCCTACCTGGAAGACGCGATCCACCTGGCGAGCACGGGCACGGCCCTCCAGGCGCAGCGGTACACCTACCTCGCCCGGGTGACGGAGACCGTCGAGGCCGAGGGTCCGGTCGTCGTCGTGAGCGTCAAGCCCGGTGCGTTTGCCCCCGCCGCCCCGCTGGCCGCCGCCGGAGAGCAGTACGACGTGGAACTCGACCTCCCCGCCGCGCGGGTCGAGGTGACGGGCCGCAGCGTCGAGAAGACGAGCCGCGTGGCGCTCACCGAGGCGGACGTGATCGTGACGGGCGGGCGCGGGGTGGGCAACCCCGAGAACTTCAGCCTGTACGTGGAGGGGCTGGCCGACCGCCTGGGCGCGGGCGTGGGGGCCACCCGTGCCGTCGTGGACGCGGGCTGGCGCCCCTACGCCGAGCAGGTCGGGCAGACGGGCAAGACGGTACAGCCCAAGGCCTACGTCGCGCTGGGGGTCAGCGGCGCCGTGCAGCACCTCAGCGGCATGGGCAAGAGCAGGTACATCGTCGCCATCAACAAGGACGCCGAGGCGCCCATCTTCAAGGTCGCCGACTACGGCATCGTCGGGGACGTGAACCAGATCGTTCCTGCCCTGATCGAGGCCGCCCGGAAGTAG
- a CDS encoding electron transfer flavoprotein subunit beta/FixA family protein, whose amino-acid sequence MKILTLVRQVPDAEARVKINAGSVDLEGTTLVIDGMDEYGVEEALRLREGGGGVEEIVALAVGPKRVEDALRTALAMGVDRAIHIETGELLDPIALSRIVAQVAQAEGAGLILVGGQEADWDSQALGAATAERLGWPQLTWTNELQLEGDRLTGRHDVDDGNESFRASLPAVVTTQQGLNEPRYPTLPNIMKAKRKELRKDDLATYGVQPTVRVVNAEIQTRARLNRMIDGKDPQAAAEQLLDLLRNEAKVLA is encoded by the coding sequence ATGAAGATTCTCACTTTGGTCAGGCAAGTGCCCGACGCGGAGGCCCGCGTCAAAATCAATGCCGGAAGCGTCGATCTGGAGGGCACGACCCTCGTGATCGACGGCATGGACGAGTACGGCGTGGAAGAAGCCCTGCGGCTGCGCGAGGGCGGCGGGGGCGTGGAGGAGATCGTGGCGCTCGCCGTCGGACCCAAGCGGGTGGAGGACGCCCTGCGGACGGCCCTGGCGATGGGCGTGGACCGTGCCATCCACATCGAAACGGGCGAGTTGCTCGACCCCATCGCTCTGAGCCGGATCGTCGCGCAGGTGGCGCAGGCGGAGGGGGCGGGATTGATCCTCGTCGGCGGGCAGGAGGCCGACTGGGACAGCCAGGCGCTTGGGGCCGCGACCGCCGAACGGCTCGGGTGGCCGCAGCTCACCTGGACGAACGAGCTGCAACTGGAGGGCGACCGTCTCACGGGCCGTCACGACGTGGACGACGGCAACGAGAGCTTCCGCGCCTCCCTCCCCGCCGTCGTGACCACCCAGCAGGGCCTCAACGAGCCGCGTTACCCGACCCTGCCCAACATCATGAAGGCCAAGCGCAAGGAACTCCGCAAGGACGACCTCGCCACCTACGGCGTGCAGCCGACCGTGCGGGTGGTGAACGCCGAGATTCAAACCCGCGCCCGCCTGAACCGCATGATCGACGGCAAGGACCCGCAGGCCGCCGCCGAACAGCTCCTCGACCTCCTGCGGAACGAAGCGAAGGTCCTGGCCTGA
- a CDS encoding DUF885 family protein, whose amino-acid sequence MSDAASLAQEYLRVHAHFHPVDATFMGLRGHDHQLPPAGPDSVGVELDALATLRAGLSKATIATGSGDRIDARLLDAQLTVRAAELHRAPPQHNPAWYTGEAAFGVISLLLPGGPEDSQEARDALRVRLETVPGFLAQARTHLQGRTVPRDWAERARREARATALLLEDGLPRHPLWQDDLHHPAARAARALRAYAEDLDRLPLADDVACGEAHLDLLMRVGHGLPFGPREALERATVAFDRLTRELEGDAARLDLSRSWQEQLAALEQVSPDLNGVRDAYRAWHERAMSAAEGLVTPAREYDLDFRAAPDWAVGTGDLYFLFYRSPAPFRPGHGSVYWVFPPGDDVAAYLRAQNTSAIKLIHAVHHGSIGHHTHNARAREAESVLARVAGTDCASGIALLSGGTAVEGWACYAEDLLLEADGFYTPAEALLLKSYERRNASSCIADIKLHLGEWSLEDMRTFYRERVNFAPARVWSETTRNSMFPATRLMYWLGTEAIKALRAELSLPPRAFHDTLLSYGHAPVAWIAEEMRAVRAQETA is encoded by the coding sequence GTGAGCGATGCCGCCAGCCTGGCGCAGGAGTACCTACGGGTACATGCCCACTTCCACCCTGTCGATGCGACCTTCATGGGGCTGCGCGGCCACGACCACCAACTGCCCCCCGCCGGGCCGGACAGCGTGGGGGTGGAACTCGACGCGCTCGCCACGTTGCGGGCGGGGCTGAGCAAGGCGACTATTGCCACCGGAAGCGGCGACCGTATCGACGCGCGGTTGCTGGACGCGCAACTCACCGTCCGGGCGGCAGAACTGCACCGGGCCCCACCCCAGCACAACCCCGCTTGGTACACGGGCGAGGCGGCCTTTGGGGTGATCTCGTTGCTGCTTCCAGGCGGCCCCGAGGACTCCCAGGAGGCGCGCGACGCGCTGCGGGTGAGGCTGGAGACTGTACCCGGCTTTCTCGCACAGGCCCGCACCCATCTCCAGGGGCGAACCGTGCCGCGCGACTGGGCCGAGCGTGCGCGACGTGAGGCGAGGGCGACCGCGCTTCTGCTTGAAGACGGCCTGCCGCGCCATCCGCTGTGGCAGGACGACCTCCACCACCCCGCCGCGCGGGCGGCCCGTGCCCTGCGTGCCTACGCGGAAGACCTCGACCGGCTGCCCCTCGCGGACGATGTAGCCTGCGGTGAGGCCCACCTCGACCTGCTGATGCGTGTCGGACACGGTCTGCCCTTCGGACCGCGTGAAGCTCTAGAGCGCGCCACGGTCGCCTTCGACCGCCTCACCCGCGAACTGGAGGGGGACGCCGCCCGGCTCGACCTCAGCCGCTCCTGGCAGGAACAACTAGCCGCCCTTGAACAAGTGTCACCCGACCTCAACGGTGTGCGGGACGCTTACCGGGCTTGGCACGAACGCGCCATGAGCGCCGCCGAGGGCCTGGTCACGCCTGCCCGCGAGTACGACCTCGACTTCCGCGCCGCGCCTGACTGGGCTGTGGGGACGGGTGACCTCTACTTCCTGTTCTACCGCTCCCCGGCCCCTTTCCGACCCGGCCACGGCAGCGTGTACTGGGTCTTTCCGCCTGGCGACGACGTTGCTGCGTACTTGCGGGCGCAGAACACCAGCGCCATCAAACTCATCCATGCCGTTCACCACGGCAGCATCGGGCACCACACCCACAACGCCCGCGCCCGTGAGGCGGAGAGCGTCCTCGCGCGCGTGGCAGGCACCGACTGCGCGAGCGGGATTGCGCTGCTGAGCGGGGGCACGGCGGTGGAGGGCTGGGCCTGCTATGCCGAAGACCTGCTGCTCGAAGCGGACGGCTTCTACACCCCCGCCGAGGCGCTGCTGCTCAAGAGCTACGAGCGGCGCAACGCGTCGTCGTGCATCGCGGACATCAAGCTGCACCTGGGCGAGTGGAGCCTGGAGGATATGCGCACCTTCTACCGCGAGCGTGTGAACTTCGCCCCGGCGCGGGTCTGGAGCGAGACGACCCGCAACTCCATGTTCCCCGCCACTCGCCTGATGTACTGGCTCGGCACGGAGGCGATCAAGGCGCTGCGGGCCGAACTTTCGCTGCCCCCCCGTGCCTTCCACGACACCCTGCTCTCGTATGGTCACGCGCCCGTGGCGTGGATCGCCGAGGAGATGCGCGCCGTACGCGCCCAGGAGACCGCATGA
- a CDS encoding OmpH family outer membrane protein, translating to MKINATSLAPLAIVAAFGLGTLAPHAQTTPQKLGFVDVQRMLSAHPADKDLQAIQQKANAELEGLQKQIQAIDAKGAGATAAEKQNRTTLVSTIQAKAKAYDDQMKPKMQTVEKAVDTAVNAVAKANGYSIVMDRGVAARSGLVVYADNATDLTDAALKALKP from the coding sequence ATGAAGATCAACGCCACATCTCTCGCTCCCCTTGCCATCGTGGCCGCATTCGGCCTGGGCACCCTCGCCCCGCACGCCCAGACCACGCCGCAGAAGCTCGGCTTCGTGGACGTTCAGCGCATGCTCTCCGCCCACCCCGCCGACAAGGACCTCCAGGCGATTCAGCAGAAGGCCAACGCCGAACTCGAGGGGTTGCAAAAGCAGATTCAGGCCATCGACGCCAAGGGAGCCGGGGCGACTGCCGCCGAGAAGCAAAACCGCACCACCCTCGTCTCGACGATCCAGGCCAAGGCCAAGGCCTACGACGACCAGATGAAGCCCAAGATGCAGACTGTCGAGAAGGCCGTGGACACCGCCGTCAACGCGGTGGCGAAGGCCAACGGGTACAGCATCGTGATGGACCGGGGCGTGGCCGCCCGCAGCGGGCTGGTGGTCTACGCCGACAACGCCACCGACCTCACCGACGCGGCCCTCAAGGCCCTCAAGCCCTGA
- a CDS encoding Gfo/Idh/MocA family protein has protein sequence MTPTDRERLGVGVIGAHAWAESAHLPGYHAYDRARLVAICDTVPERAERLAEKFGAECVYTDHRELLCDPDVQMVDVCTPTDTHLPLSLDAIRAGRHVLSEKPLAHDARDAFIAAHEAERAGVRTKLGVTFRYSPAIRQVHRWIQDGTLGEIFHVHGLEQNSQFLNPHYPLRQVPHGADFSELIPSSVVGYGSHLLDLVRWCAGEYKSVIGSMRNFVPEREVRGYEGLQRINVEDGTVALAEFESGAHGILQTSYIAVGNYPGVELRVYGSKGAAVARLVEENGIAETLRFATPDAVEFREVTLPESAYPPGTTLHTPWPELYYRNLVRHFVDEILDGTPPECTFYDGAKSQEVVNAIVQSHHERRWVDLPLIDAEVLA, from the coding sequence ATGACCCCCACGGACAGAGAGCGGCTGGGCGTCGGCGTGATCGGCGCGCACGCCTGGGCGGAGTCCGCGCACCTGCCCGGCTACCACGCCTATGACCGCGCCCGGCTGGTCGCCATTTGCGACACCGTGCCCGAACGCGCCGAACGCCTCGCCGAGAAGTTCGGGGCCGAGTGCGTCTACACCGACCACCGCGAGCTGCTGTGCGACCCCGACGTGCAGATGGTGGATGTCTGCACGCCGACCGACACGCACCTCCCGCTCAGCCTCGACGCGATCCGGGCAGGGAGACATGTCCTGTCCGAAAAGCCCCTCGCGCACGATGCCCGCGACGCCTTCATAGCGGCCCACGAGGCAGAGCGTGCCGGAGTCCGCACCAAACTCGGCGTCACGTTCCGCTACTCGCCCGCCATCCGGCAGGTTCACCGCTGGATTCAGGATGGGACCCTCGGCGAAATCTTCCACGTTCACGGGCTGGAGCAGAACTCGCAATTTCTCAACCCGCACTACCCGCTGCGCCAAGTTCCACACGGCGCTGACTTCTCCGAGCTGATCCCGTCCTCGGTGGTGGGGTACGGCTCGCACCTGCTCGACCTCGTGCGCTGGTGCGCCGGGGAGTACAAGAGCGTGATCGGCAGCATGAGGAACTTCGTGCCCGAACGCGAGGTGCGCGGGTACGAGGGGTTGCAGCGCATCAACGTCGAGGACGGCACCGTGGCCCTCGCCGAGTTCGAGAGCGGCGCGCACGGCATCCTGCAAACCTCGTACATCGCCGTGGGCAACTACCCTGGCGTGGAATTGCGGGTCTACGGCTCGAAGGGCGCGGCGGTCGCGCGGCTGGTGGAGGAGAACGGCATCGCTGAGACGCTGCGCTTTGCCACCCCCGACGCGGTGGAGTTCCGCGAGGTCACCCTGCCGGAGAGCGCCTATCCGCCCGGCACCACGCTGCACACTCCCTGGCCCGAGTTGTATTACCGCAACCTCGTGCGGCATTTCGTGGACGAGATTCTGGACGGTACGCCCCCCGAGTGCACCTTCTACGACGGGGCGAAGAGCCAGGAGGTCGTGAACGCCATCGTGCAGTCCCATCACGAGCGGCGCTGGGTGGACCTGCCCCTGATCGACGCTGAGGTTCTCGCGTGA